The Deinococcus metalli genome contains the following window.
CAGCGCGCGGCCGGCCCGAGCACCGGAGTACGAACGCCTCTGCCCGCCGCGCGGGACCGTGGGGCGGTCCGCTGCCCAGAGGAGCAAGTTATGCAGAAGACCGTGACCGTGAACCGTGGCGCCATCCTGCGCGCCGTCGAGCAGCCGCACATCAAGCAGGATCACCCCGAGTTCCGCCCCGGCGACACCGTGCGCGTGGAAACGAAGGTCGTGGAAGGCAACCGCACCCGCAACCAGGCCTTCGAGGGCGTGGTCATCGCCATGAACGGCTCGGGCAGCCGCAAGAGCTTCACCGTGCGCAAGATCTCCTTCGGTGAAGGCGTGGAGCGCGTGTTCCCCTTCTCCAGCCCCCTGCTGGCGAAGGTCACGGTGCTGGAACGCGGCAAGGTGCGCCGCGCCAAGCTGTACTACCTGCGCGACCTGCGCGGCAAGGCCGCCCGGATCAAGAGCGACCGCAGCCGCGTGATGAAGGACGCCGCGAACGCCAAGGCCACCCGCGCCGACGCCAAGGCGGCCCCGGCCGAGCCGGCCGCCGACGCCCAGGCCGAGTAAGGCACGACGCTTCGCCGGCGCCGCTCCCCACCGTGGGGGCGGCGCCGGTCATTTCAGTGCTGCTCGGCCAGATCTCGTTCGCGCCGCCCGGACAAGGAGCGGGCGCCCGGCGGTCACATGCTCTACGCTCCGGCGGTGAGTCCTGAACGCCGCCCCTCCCTGCCCACGGCCCTGCCCCTGCTGCTGGCCTTCGACCTGGACGGCACGCTGATCCCGGACCGGGGCGACAGCGTGGCCGACGACGTGGTGAGCGCCCTGGACCGTCTGCGCGCGCTGGGCGTGAAGCTGGCGATCATCACCGGGCGGGACGCGGCGCCGGCGCGGGTGACGGAGGTCATGCAGCCCGACGCGGTCGCCACCAACAACGGCGGCCGCATCGAGGTGGACGGCACCGTGCACGCCGATGCGGCCTTCACGCCGGAGGACCTGGAGGCCGTGCTGGCGCACGAACTGGAGGGCGCGCGGGTGGTGCTGTTCGCCGCGGATACGCTGTACGTGGACGTGCCGGCCGGCGCCGAGCCGGAGCCGTGGATGGTGCTGCGCGGCTACCGGCCGCTGGCGGAGGCGCCGCGCGACGCGGTCCTGAAGGTCGGGTACTTCCATCCGCAGGTGGCGGGTTTCGCCAGCCGGCTGCGCGGCTCGCACCCGCACCTGGTGCTGACCGGCGCGCAGGACCCCTACCCACACTTCCTGACCGTCACGCCCGAGGGCGCGCACAAGGGCGCGGCGCTCGCGCTGATCGCGGAGGCGCTGGACGTGCCGCCCGCCCACACCGTGGCCTTCGGGGACAGCGACAACGACGAGGCCATGCTGGAGGTGGCCGGCTTCGGCGTGCAGGTGGGCACACTGCCCCTGCTGGCCCGCCACGCGCACGCGCAGGTACCGGAGCAGGCGGACCTGGGCGCGTTCCTGCACGCGTGGGCCGATCAGCTCACCGGCGCGTGACGGCGCCGGGCCTTGACAGCCCCGCAACATGTAAGTAGATTACTGACATGTCGGTCCGGGGAGCAGGAGCATGAACAGCCAGTACGCCGTGGCCGTCCACGTCCTGTCCCTCATCAGTGCCTACCCAGAGGCGTCGAGTTCGGCGGACATCGCCGCGAGCGTGGGCACCAATCCGGTCGTGATCCGCAACGTGACCGGCCTGCTGCGCCGCGCCGGTCTGCTGCGCACGCAGCGCGGCGTGGCGGGTGCGGCGCTGACCCGGCCACCCGCGCAGATCACCCTGCTCGACGTGTACCGCGCGGTGAACGGTCAGGACTCGGTGTTCCGCCTGCATGAGCACCCGCACCCACAGTGCCCGGTCGGCGCGAACATCCAGGTCACTCTGGAGGAGCGTTTCGGCCGGGCACAGGCGGCCCTGGAGCGGGAACTCGCGCGGACCACGCTGGCCGACGTGATGTCGGATCTGGCCGCACGGGCGGGCTGATTTTTTTTGACCGACATGTAAGAAAGAAGGTTACACCCAGGCGTCCGCCCTCTCGTCACCCCAGGAGTCCACCATGTCGCAATTCCCCATCATCGCCGTCACCGGAGCCACCGGCCACCTCGGCCGCCACGTCGTCCAGGCCCTGCTCGACAAGGGCGTCCCGGCCGGCAATATCGTCGCCCTCGTGCGCGACCCGGCCAGGGCGAGCGAGTTCGCGGCCCAGGGCGTGCAGGTCCGCCAGGCCGACTATGCCCAGCCGGAATCCCTGAGCGCCGCGCTGGCCGGGGTCGAGCGCGTGCTGCTGATCTCCGGCACCGATATGCAGAACCGCGTGGAGCAGCACCGCAACGTCATCGGCGCCGCGAAGGACGCGGGCGTGAAGCTGATCGCATACACCAGCATCCTGAATGCCGACACCACCGCCATGCTCCTCGCCGCGGACCATCAGGCCACCGAGGCCGCCCTGCGCGAGTCCGGCGTGCCGTACACCCTGCTGCGCAACGGCTGGTATGTCGAGAACTACACCGGGAACCTCGCGCAGACCCTCCCGCACGGCGTGCTGGTCGGCGCGGGCGGCAGCGGCCAGCTCACGCCCGCGCCCCGCCGCGACTACGCCGAGGCCGCCGCGACCGTCCTGACTGAGGGCGGCCACGACAACGCCACCTATGAACTCGGCGGCGACACGCCGGTCACGCTGGCCCAGCTCGCGGACGAGATCAGCCGCCAGACCGGCCAGCCCTACGCCTACGTGAACCAGTCGGTGCCGGAGTACACGGCGACCCTGACCGGCCTGGGTCTGCCGGCCGGCGCGGCCGCCATGTTCGCCGACAGCGACGCCGGCATCGCGCGCGGTGAACTGAGCACGGCCAGCGGCGACCTGCGCCGCCTGATCGGCCGCCCCACCACGCCCCTGCCGGACGCGGTCGCGGCCTCCCTGCCCCGCTGAACGCACGGCGACAAACCCGGCCGGGGGGTCGTCCTCCGGCCGGGTTCGTCGCGTGTGCCGCGGGGCCCTACTTCAGCGTCAGCGCAAAGGAGTCCAGGATCTCGCGTCCGGTGTCGATCACGTCGGCGGGCGTGCCGGTGGGCGTCATCAGGGTCACGGTGAACAGCCGGTTGCTCTTGAGGGTGATCACCTGCGTCCAGCGCACCGGGCCGCCGTCCCCATCGCCGGAGTAGGTCCACAGGATCGCCGGCATGCCGCTCACGCGCGTGGTCTTCTCGCCCAGCAGCTTGTAGCTCGGAACGTCCTTGCCGAGCTGCCGCGAGAACAGGTCGCGGAAGTCCGCCAGCGTCGCCTTGATCTTGGGATCGACGTCCTGGGTGATCACGGTGACGGTGGGCCGCAGGCCGTTCACGGTCTGGTTCAGGAAGGCCACATCGGTGTTCGGCACGTTCTTCAGCGGCGTCCAGCCCTGCCCGCCCGGCATGCGGATGCTGAACCCGCGCGGGCTGGTGGCGGTCACGGCCTCGATGGTCTTGCCGTCGGTCGCGGGGGCCGGGGTGACCGTGGCGGGCGCCGCGGTCTTGGGGGCGGTGGTCGGCTGTGTCGTCGTCTGGGCCCACGCCGGGAACGACAGGGCTGGAAGGAGCAGCAGGGCGGTCAGGGCGGAACGTCTCACGCCCCAAGCGTAGGGCGTGAAGGTGAGCCGAACCTGACTGGGCGCCGGCGTCACAGCGCGCCCTGAGACTCCA
Protein-coding sequences here:
- a CDS encoding HAD family hydrolase; translated protein: MSPERRPSLPTALPLLLAFDLDGTLIPDRGDSVADDVVSALDRLRALGVKLAIITGRDAAPARVTEVMQPDAVATNNGGRIEVDGTVHADAAFTPEDLEAVLAHELEGARVVLFAADTLYVDVPAGAEPEPWMVLRGYRPLAEAPRDAVLKVGYFHPQVAGFASRLRGSHPHLVLTGAQDPYPHFLTVTPEGAHKGAALALIAEALDVPPAHTVAFGDSDNDEAMLEVAGFGVQVGTLPLLARHAHAQVPEQADLGAFLHAWADQLTGA
- the rplS gene encoding 50S ribosomal protein L19, whose amino-acid sequence is MQKTVTVNRGAILRAVEQPHIKQDHPEFRPGDTVRVETKVVEGNRTRNQAFEGVVIAMNGSGSRKSFTVRKISFGEGVERVFPFSSPLLAKVTVLERGKVRRAKLYYLRDLRGKAARIKSDRSRVMKDAANAKATRADAKAAPAEPAADAQAE
- a CDS encoding SDR family oxidoreductase; its protein translation is MSQFPIIAVTGATGHLGRHVVQALLDKGVPAGNIVALVRDPARASEFAAQGVQVRQADYAQPESLSAALAGVERVLLISGTDMQNRVEQHRNVIGAAKDAGVKLIAYTSILNADTTAMLLAADHQATEAALRESGVPYTLLRNGWYVENYTGNLAQTLPHGVLVGAGGSGQLTPAPRRDYAEAAATVLTEGGHDNATYELGGDTPVTLAQLADEISRQTGQPYAYVNQSVPEYTATLTGLGLPAGAAAMFADSDAGIARGELSTASGDLRRLIGRPTTPLPDAVAASLPR
- a CDS encoding Rrf2 family transcriptional regulator translates to MNSQYAVAVHVLSLISAYPEASSSADIAASVGTNPVVIRNVTGLLRRAGLLRTQRGVAGAALTRPPAQITLLDVYRAVNGQDSVFRLHEHPHPQCPVGANIQVTLEERFGRAQAALERELARTTLADVMSDLAARAG